A genomic window from Macaca thibetana thibetana isolate TM-01 chromosome 16, ASM2454274v1, whole genome shotgun sequence includes:
- the P4HB gene encoding protein disulfide-isomerase: protein MLRRALLCLAVAAAARVYADAPEEEDHVLVLRKSNFAEALAAHKYLLVEFYAPWCGHCKALAPEYAKAAGKLKAEGSEIRLAKVDATEESDLAQQYGVRGYPTIKFFRNGDTASPKEYTAGREADDIVNWLKKRTGPAATTLPDGAAAESLVESSEVAVIGFFKDVESDSAKQFLQAAEAIDDIPFGITSNSDVFSKYQLDKDGVVLFKKFDEGRNNFEGEVTKENLLDFIKYNQLPLVIEFTEQTAPKIFGGEIKTHILLFLPKSVSDYDGKLSNFKTAAESFKGKILFIFIDSDHTDNQRILEFFGLKKEECPAVRLITLEEEMTKYKPESDELTAERITEFCHRFLEGKIKPHLMSQELPEDWDKQPVKVLVGKNFEEVAFDENKNVFVEFYAPWCGHCKQLAPIWDKLGETYKDHENIVIAKMDSTANEVEAIKVHSFPTLKFFPASVDRTVIDYNGERTLDGFKKFLESGGQDGAGDDDDLEDLEEAEEPDMEEDDDQKAVKDEL from the exons ATGCTGCGCCGCGCTCTGCTGTGCCTGGCCGTGGCCGCGGCCGCCCGGGTGTACGCCGACGCCCCCGAGGAGGAGGACCACGTCCTGGTGCTGCGGAAAAGCAACTTTGCGGAGGCGCTGGCGGCCCACAAGTACCTGCTGGTGGAGTTCT ATGCCCCTTGGTGTGGCCACTGCAAGGCTCTGGCCCCTGAGTATgccaaagccgctgggaagctgaAGGCAGAAGGTTCCGAGATCAGGTTGGCCAAGGTGGATGCCACGGAGGAGTCTGACCTGGCCCAGCAGTATGGCGTGCGCGGCTATCCCACCATCAAGTTCTTCAGGAACGGAGACACGGCTTCCCCCAAGGAATATACAG CTGGCAGAGAGGCTGATGACATCGTGAACTGGCTGAAGAAGCGCACGGGCCCGGCTGCCACCACCCTGCCTGACGGCGCAGCTGCAGAGTCCTTGGTGGAGTCCAGCGAGGTGGCTGTCATCGGCTTCTTCAAG GACGTGGAGTCAGACTCTGCCAAGCAGTTCTTGCAGGCGGCAGAGGCCATCGATGACATACCATTTGGGATCACTTCCAACAGTGACGTGTTCTCCAAATACCAGCTCGACAAAGATGGGGTTGTCCTCTTTAAGAAG TTTGATGAAGGCCGGAACAATTTTGAAGGGGAGGTCACCAAGGAGAACCTGCTGGACTTTATCAAATACAACCAGCTGCCCCTTGTCATCGAGTTCACCGAGCAG ACAGCCCCGAAGATTTTTGGAGGTGAAATCAAGACTCACATCCTGCTGTTCCTGCCCAAGAGTGTGTCTGACTATGACGGCAAACTGAGCAACTTCAAAACAGCAGCTGAGAGCTTTAAGGGCAAG ATCCTGTTCATCTTCATCGACAGCGACCACACGGACAACCAGCGCATCCTGGAGTTCTTTGGCCTGAAGAAGGAAGAGTGCCCAGCTGTGCGCCTCATCACCCTGGAGGAGGAGATGACCAAGTACAAGCCCGAATCGGATGAGCTGACAGCAGAGAGGATCACAGAGTTCTGTCACCGCTTCCTGGAGGGCAAAATCAAG CCCCACCTGATGAGCCAGGAGCTGCCGGAGGACTGGGACAAGCAGCCTGTGAAGGTGCTTGTTGGGAAGAACTTTGAAGAGGTGGCTTTTGACGAGAACAAGAACGTCTTCGTGGAGTTCT ATGCCCCGTGGTGTGGTCACTGCAAACAGTTGGCTCCCATTTGGGATAAACTGGGAGAAACGTACAAGGACCATGAGAACATCGTTATCGCCAAGATGGACTCGACCGCCAACGAGGTGGAGGCCATCAAAGTGCACAGCTTCCCCACACTCAAGTTCTTTCCAGCCAGCGTCGACAGGACG GTCATCGATTACAATGGGGAACGCACACTGGATGGTTTTAAGAAGTTCCTGGAGAGCGGTGGCCAGGATGGGGCAGGGGATGATGAC GATCTCGAGGACCTGGAAGAAGCAGAGGAGCCAGACATGGAGGAAGATGATGATCAGAAAGCTGTGAAAGATGAACTGTAA
- the ARHGDIA gene encoding rho GDP-dissociation inhibitor 1: MAEQEPTAEQLAQIAAENEEDEHSVNYKPPAQKSIQEIQELDKDDESLRKYKEALLGRVAVSADPNVPNVVVTGLTLVCSSAPGPLELDLTGDLESFKKQSFVLKEGVEYRIKISFRVNREIVSGMKYIQHTYRKGVKIDKTDYMVGSYGPRAEEYEFLTPVEEAPKGMLARGSYSIKSRFTDDDKTDHLSWEWNLTIKKDWKD, encoded by the exons ATGGCTGAGCAGGAGCCCACAGCCGAGCAGTTGGCCCAGATCGCAGCAGAGAACGAGGAAGATGAGCACTCGGTCAACTACAAGCCCCCGGCCCAGAAGAGCATCCAGGAGATCCAGGAGCTGGACAAGGACGACGAGAGCCTGCGAAAGTACAAGGAGGCCCTGCTGGGCCGCGTGGCCGTTTCGGCAG ACCCCAACGTCCCCAACGTCGTCGTGACTGGCCTGACCCTGGTGTGCAGCTCGGCCCCGGGCCCCCTGGAGCTGGACCTGACAG GTGACCTGGAGAGCTTCAAGAAGCAGTCGTTTGTGCTGAAAGAGGGTGTAGAGTACCGGATAAAAATCTCTTTCCGG GTTAACAGAGAGATCGTGTCCGGCATGAAGTACATCCAGCACACGTACAGGAAAGGCGTCAAGA TTGACAAGACTGACTACATGGTAGGCAGCTATGGGCCCCGGGCCGAGGAGTACGAGTTCCTGACCCCCGTGGAGGAGGCACCCAAGGGTATGCTGGCCCGGGGCAGCTACAGCATCAAGTCCCGCTTCACAGACGACGACAAGACCGACCACCTGTCCTGGGAGTGGAATCTCACCATCAAGAAGGACTGGAAGGACTGA